The Burkholderia pyrrocinia genome includes a region encoding these proteins:
- a CDS encoding AtpZ/AtpI family protein: protein MKATVMAGNSRKTAPGPRDRDVKAPEPAAPVLEQITQCAVRRDRQARDVPEPTLGSRLGQIGMLGWMIVIPALLALWAGHWLDRHFHTGVFFSAPLLMLGAAFGLWSAWRWMHRQGPGS from the coding sequence ATGAAGGCGACGGTCATGGCCGGTAATTCACGAAAAACCGCTCCTGGCCCGCGCGACCGGGACGTGAAAGCGCCCGAGCCCGCTGCGCCGGTACTCGAGCAAATCACGCAATGCGCCGTCCGGCGAGACCGGCAGGCGCGCGATGTACCGGAGCCGACACTGGGCTCCAGACTGGGGCAGATCGGCATGCTTGGCTGGATGATCGTGATTCCGGCCTTGCTGGCACTCTGGGCGGGCCATTGGCTCGACCGACATTTTCATACCGGCGTGTTTTTCTCAGCGCCGTTACTGATGCTGGGCGCTGCATTCGGTTTGTGGTCCGCGTGGCGCTGGATGCATCGCCAGGGCCCAGGGAGCTGA
- a CDS encoding carboxypeptidase regulatory-like domain-containing protein, with amino-acid sequence MKYSSRTALGVVVVTIAVFAQDAFSAEQASLPQPEHAGNVTYLSGGIGSDQSTAIKQQMGKYPLVLEFAGHTSGGNDYLADVPVKIVDAHGKTVLSMLTTGPFLLVSTPDGRYTVTATYNGQAMRRSVEVRESSHAHSVFVWTM; translated from the coding sequence ATGAAGTACTCGTCCAGAACAGCGCTCGGCGTCGTCGTCGTGACGATTGCCGTGTTCGCCCAAGACGCGTTTTCCGCCGAGCAGGCGTCACTGCCGCAGCCCGAACACGCTGGCAACGTAACCTATCTATCCGGCGGCATCGGTAGTGATCAATCGACTGCAATCAAACAGCAGATGGGCAAGTATCCGCTCGTGCTCGAGTTTGCGGGGCATACGAGCGGCGGGAACGACTATTTGGCCGATGTCCCGGTCAAGATCGTCGATGCACATGGCAAGACCGTGCTCTCGATGCTAACCACCGGGCCATTCCTGCTCGTCTCAACGCCCGACGGGCGCTATACCGTGACGGCCACCTATAACGGGCAGGCCATGCGGCGAAGCGTCGAGGTACGCGAGTCGTCGCATGCCCACTCGGTGTTCGTCTGGACAATGTAG
- a CDS encoding BspC domain-containing protein: MKGLLIFLSALMLLFAYAARSSADDTISEDYRYLARINVRPVVINCVAEIDRWIRTSAKFDMFLAPDVRLLRAKVRAFRAIDGSADNGPSVDSTVTIRASARLRPRAAWIPVKARCNIWRTRVVGIAMKPME, from the coding sequence ATGAAGGGTTTGCTCATCTTTCTCTCAGCGTTGATGCTTCTGTTTGCCTATGCGGCACGATCCAGCGCTGACGACACGATTTCAGAGGATTATCGCTATCTGGCGCGTATTAACGTTCGCCCGGTCGTCATCAATTGCGTCGCGGAAATCGACCGATGGATCCGAACTTCGGCGAAATTCGACATGTTTCTCGCACCGGACGTTCGTTTGCTGAGGGCCAAAGTTCGCGCGTTTCGCGCGATCGACGGAAGTGCCGACAACGGACCGTCTGTGGATTCAACGGTGACCATTCGCGCTTCAGCGCGCCTGCGGCCTCGTGCTGCCTGGATTCCCGTGAAGGCACGGTGCAACATCTGGCGCACGCGCGTGGTGGGCATTGCAATGAAACCAATGGAATGA
- a CDS encoding F0F1 ATP synthase subunit epsilon encodes MSTALHMTIATPAGMLVDAPDVVAFRAEDATGSFGVLPGHADFLTVLSPCVMRWRTADGTRRFCAVSGGVLRVVNGKDVNIACRDGELGDALETLESRVRDARESRIDAARRVRVEQTRLNAQAIRQVLKYLRPGAPAAAGHADGTNEGDGHGR; translated from the coding sequence ATGAGCACGGCGCTTCATATGACCATCGCGACGCCCGCCGGGATGCTGGTCGACGCACCTGATGTCGTTGCTTTCCGTGCGGAGGATGCGACCGGCAGTTTCGGTGTTCTGCCCGGCCATGCGGATTTTCTCACCGTGCTGTCGCCCTGCGTCATGCGTTGGCGCACCGCGGATGGCACGCGCAGGTTTTGCGCCGTAAGCGGTGGCGTGTTGCGAGTCGTCAACGGAAAAGACGTCAATATCGCGTGTCGTGACGGCGAACTCGGGGACGCGCTCGAGACGCTCGAAAGCCGCGTCCGGGACGCCCGCGAATCGCGAATCGATGCGGCCCGCCGCGTCCGGGTCGAGCAAACGCGCCTCAATGCCCAGGCGATCCGGCAGGTACTGAAGTACTTGCGCCCCGGCGCCCCGGCGGCGGCCGGACATGCGGATGGCACGAATGAAGGCGACGGTCATGGCCGGTAA
- a CDS encoding F0F1 ATP synthase subunit A gives MMHSPLLTEPLFRIGAIPVSTPVATTWALMALVAVTAAAMRRRLSLTPGKLQTAVELFVSTLDSQLQDTMQIDPARCRALLGTLFLFILTSNWSGLVPGVEPPTAHLETDAALAAVVFASTVFYGVHERGLARYLASFAQPTWIMIPLNLVEQITRTFSLIVRLFGNVMSGVFVIGIVLSLAGLLVPIPLMALDLLTGAVQAYIFTVLAAVFIGAALGDERSATPHPRQGAS, from the coding sequence ATGATGCATTCACCGCTCTTGACCGAACCGCTGTTTCGCATCGGGGCGATTCCCGTGTCGACGCCGGTCGCAACCACCTGGGCACTGATGGCGCTCGTCGCCGTCACCGCGGCCGCGATGCGCAGGCGACTGTCGTTGACCCCGGGCAAACTCCAGACGGCGGTGGAACTCTTCGTCTCCACGCTCGACAGCCAGTTGCAGGACACGATGCAAATCGACCCCGCGCGTTGCCGCGCCTTGCTCGGTACGTTGTTCCTGTTCATCCTGACTTCCAACTGGTCCGGCTTGGTTCCAGGCGTCGAGCCGCCTACCGCCCATCTCGAAACCGATGCGGCCCTCGCAGCCGTCGTGTTCGCGTCGACGGTGTTCTACGGCGTCCACGAACGCGGGCTCGCTCGCTATCTCGCCTCGTTCGCTCAACCGACCTGGATCATGATTCCGCTCAATCTGGTCGAGCAGATAACCCGTACCTTCTCATTGATCGTGCGCCTGTTCGGCAACGTCATGAGCGGCGTGTTCGTGATCGGTATCGTGCTGTCGCTCGCGGGCCTTCTGGTGCCGATACCGCTCATGGCGCTCGATCTGCTGACAGGCGCGGTTCAGGCGTACATCTTCACGGTACTCGCGGCGGTATTCATTGGCGCCGCGCTCGGCGACGAGCGCTCAGCCACGCCGCATCCACGGCAAGGAGCATCATGA
- a CDS encoding chloride channel protein: protein MIRISALADRRALLHARRLWLHYGVFWLGAVAVGLVAVLYAKLIDFGYGFFLGYAARHAWLPLIVTPIIGALTVWLTRRFFDGAEGSGIPQVIAMLHAPGNGGARLLKFRILVGKILVSFLAILGGFTIGREGPTIHVGAALMFNLRRFYPQRFRAIRPGVLEHRLALAGAAAGLSAAFNAPLAGVVFAIEELTRSFEQRTSGVLITAIIFAGIVSLGIQGNYVYFGTIDVGTHLPESLALAVVLIGVMAGVMGGIFCWILLNTRRWMPSRLQDFRANRPVLFGALCGLVVAVVGVATHGHTFGSGYAEARGMLESHADVSILYPVFKMVSMIGSYLPGAPGGLFAPSLAIGAGIGNTLHILFSGMQLQMLIALGMVGYLAAVTQSPITAFVIVIEMINGHALVISLMATALIASRVSRFFAPPLYEALSTRYFPGDHR, encoded by the coding sequence ATGATTCGCATTTCCGCGCTCGCGGATCGACGTGCGTTGCTGCACGCCCGGCGTCTGTGGCTTCACTACGGCGTGTTCTGGCTGGGCGCGGTTGCCGTGGGCCTCGTGGCGGTGCTCTACGCGAAGCTGATCGATTTCGGCTACGGGTTTTTTCTGGGCTACGCTGCCCGGCACGCGTGGCTGCCACTGATCGTCACACCGATCATCGGTGCGCTCACGGTCTGGCTGACGCGGCGATTCTTCGACGGCGCGGAAGGAAGCGGTATTCCGCAGGTAATTGCGATGCTTCACGCACCGGGCAACGGGGGCGCACGGTTGCTCAAGTTCCGGATCCTGGTCGGGAAGATTCTCGTTTCGTTCCTGGCCATTCTCGGCGGTTTCACGATCGGACGCGAAGGTCCGACGATCCATGTGGGTGCTGCGCTCATGTTCAACCTGCGGAGGTTCTATCCGCAGCGGTTTCGTGCGATACGCCCCGGCGTGCTCGAGCATCGGCTGGCTCTTGCGGGCGCGGCCGCGGGTCTTTCCGCAGCTTTCAATGCGCCGCTCGCAGGCGTGGTGTTCGCGATCGAGGAACTCACGCGAAGCTTCGAGCAACGCACGAGCGGTGTCCTCATTACGGCGATCATCTTCGCCGGCATCGTGTCGCTCGGCATTCAGGGCAACTACGTCTATTTCGGCACGATCGACGTCGGGACGCACCTGCCCGAGTCGTTGGCGCTGGCGGTCGTGCTCATCGGCGTGATGGCGGGTGTCATGGGCGGGATCTTCTGCTGGATATTGCTCAACACGCGGCGCTGGATGCCGAGCAGGCTCCAGGATTTCCGTGCCAACCGGCCGGTTCTGTTTGGCGCCCTGTGCGGGCTGGTCGTCGCGGTCGTCGGCGTTGCGACCCACGGCCATACGTTCGGCAGCGGATACGCGGAAGCCCGGGGCATGCTCGAGAGCCACGCCGACGTCAGCATCCTGTACCCGGTGTTCAAGATGGTTTCGATGATCGGCTCCTATCTTCCCGGCGCGCCGGGCGGCCTGTTCGCACCGTCTCTGGCGATCGGCGCGGGGATCGGCAATACGCTGCATATCCTGTTCTCGGGGATGCAGTTGCAGATGCTGATTGCACTCGGGATGGTCGGCTATCTGGCCGCAGTCACGCAAAGCCCGATCACGGCGTTCGTGATTGTCATCGAAATGATCAACGGCCACGCACTCGTCATCTCGCTGATGGCCACGGCCCTGATTGCGAGCCGCGTGTCGCGATTCTTTGCTCCGCCGCTGTATGAAGCGCTTTCGACACGCTATTTCCCCGGAGACCACCGGTGA
- a CDS encoding F0F1 ATP synthase subunit alpha, whose protein sequence is MATNETHNDSDDAWLTNGRAVLESLNLAPQTESVGRVEHIADGIARVSGLPHVRLNELLQFGDGQYGFALKLDVDTLSCVLLDDSSGIAAGTRVSGTGRVVEVPVGPDLLGRVVDPLGRPLDRGRPPKCKLSLPIERAAPSIIERAPVSQPVETGILLIDALFAIGRGQRELIIGDRATGKTSIAVDAIVNQKHSDMICVYVAIGQRATAVERVIEAVRRHGAPERCIFVVASAADPPGLQWIAPFAAFSIAEYFRDRGEHALVVIDDLTKHAATHRELALLARDPPGREAYPGDIFYLHARLLERAAKLSAERGGGSLTALPIAETDAGNLAAYIPTNLISITDGQIVLDAHLFAANQRPAIDVGLSISRVGGKAQLPALRAASGRLRLDYAQFLELEMFTRFGGLGDTRIKAQIARGERIRTLIAQPRFAPLRPVGEIALLFALADGVFDACAPSTIAAVRVALPARLDSTGIATRLGPILVAGGEVSSDDRAALVRIVRDLIPQSAEVRSGR, encoded by the coding sequence ATGGCGACGAACGAAACGCATAACGACTCCGACGACGCATGGCTGACGAACGGCAGAGCCGTGCTGGAGTCGCTGAATCTTGCGCCGCAGACGGAATCGGTTGGGCGCGTGGAGCATATCGCTGACGGCATTGCACGGGTGAGCGGCCTCCCGCATGTTCGCCTGAACGAGTTGTTGCAGTTCGGGGACGGACAGTACGGCTTCGCGCTCAAGCTGGACGTCGACACGCTAAGTTGCGTGTTGCTCGACGACAGTAGCGGCATTGCCGCCGGCACGCGCGTATCGGGCACCGGCCGCGTGGTTGAAGTTCCGGTAGGTCCGGACCTGCTCGGACGCGTTGTCGACCCACTCGGGAGGCCGCTCGATCGCGGACGGCCGCCGAAATGCAAGCTATCCCTCCCGATCGAACGCGCCGCGCCGTCGATCATCGAGCGCGCACCGGTCTCTCAACCGGTCGAAACGGGCATTCTGTTGATTGATGCGCTTTTCGCGATCGGCCGCGGGCAGCGCGAACTGATCATTGGCGATCGCGCAACCGGCAAGACGTCCATCGCGGTTGACGCGATCGTCAACCAGAAACATTCCGACATGATCTGCGTCTACGTGGCGATCGGTCAGCGGGCCACCGCGGTCGAGCGCGTGATCGAGGCGGTTCGACGGCACGGTGCGCCGGAACGCTGCATCTTCGTCGTCGCGTCGGCGGCGGATCCGCCCGGCCTGCAATGGATTGCCCCGTTTGCCGCGTTCAGCATCGCGGAATACTTCAGGGATCGGGGCGAGCATGCGCTCGTCGTCATCGACGACCTGACCAAGCATGCCGCCACCCATCGGGAACTCGCATTGCTTGCACGAGATCCGCCGGGGCGCGAAGCGTATCCGGGCGACATCTTCTATCTGCACGCCCGTCTGCTGGAGCGTGCCGCCAAGCTCTCCGCGGAACGAGGCGGCGGCTCGTTGACCGCGCTCCCCATTGCGGAAACCGATGCCGGGAACCTGGCAGCATACATCCCGACCAATCTGATCTCGATTACCGACGGCCAGATCGTGCTGGATGCACACTTGTTCGCGGCCAACCAGCGCCCTGCGATCGATGTCGGACTCAGCATCAGCCGTGTTGGCGGCAAGGCCCAGCTGCCGGCATTGAGAGCCGCCTCCGGAAGGTTGCGACTCGACTACGCACAGTTTCTCGAGCTCGAGATGTTCACGCGCTTCGGCGGTCTCGGCGACACGAGGATCAAGGCGCAAATCGCTCGTGGAGAGCGTATTCGTACGTTGATTGCGCAGCCGCGATTTGCGCCGCTACGCCCGGTTGGCGAGATTGCGTTGCTGTTTGCGCTGGCCGACGGTGTATTCGATGCGTGTGCACCGTCAACGATCGCTGCCGTGCGAGTCGCACTTCCCGCCCGTCTCGATTCGACCGGCATCGCGACAAGATTGGGCCCAATCCTCGTTGCCGGCGGAGAAGTGTCATCCGACGACCGGGCGGCGCTTGTTCGCATTGTCCGCGACCTCATCCCGCAGTCCGCGGAAGTCAGGAGCGGTCGATGA
- a CDS encoding cation:proton antiporter, protein MTFFHALTALIVLAALGSYVNHRAFHLPPTIGVMTIALVATVLLVILGEFGAIDVTRFTRLIPEIDFSELLFHGFLPFLLFAGALHVDFHDLRQVKWTVGVLSTVGTLISTVFVGAAFWYASWWLGVRIGFIYALLFGALISPTDPIAVMSIIKKAGAPRELETRITGESLFNDGVGAIVFLTLLSITTAAREPGVLDVTLLFLQLAVGGALAGWLAGWIVSRLVASIDNHHVEILLSIALCMGSYALAELAHASGLIAVVVAGLFAGNHGSMKTVSGQTGEYLSMFWEVVDEMMNSVLFLLIGLEVLSIHQSRTYLIAGIVAVGCVLAGRTVSVAIPLWVIGLRIRFPKGTTRLLIWGGLRGAISLALALLLPHGPEREMIVTVTYVVVVFSVLTQGTTFGWLLRKLTSPPEPSNTAP, encoded by the coding sequence ATGACGTTCTTCCACGCGCTGACTGCATTGATCGTCCTGGCTGCATTGGGCAGCTACGTCAATCATCGCGCTTTCCATTTGCCGCCGACGATTGGGGTGATGACGATCGCATTGGTGGCAACCGTCCTGCTCGTCATACTGGGCGAATTCGGCGCAATCGACGTGACGCGCTTCACGCGGCTGATTCCGGAGATCGACTTCAGCGAACTCCTGTTTCACGGTTTCCTGCCGTTTCTTCTGTTTGCCGGCGCATTGCATGTCGATTTTCACGATCTCCGCCAGGTGAAATGGACGGTCGGCGTGCTCTCGACCGTCGGCACACTGATCTCCACCGTGTTCGTCGGTGCCGCGTTCTGGTATGCGTCATGGTGGCTGGGTGTACGGATCGGCTTCATCTATGCGTTGCTGTTCGGCGCGCTCATCTCGCCGACCGACCCGATTGCCGTGATGAGCATCATCAAGAAGGCGGGTGCTCCAAGGGAATTGGAAACCCGAATTACCGGGGAAAGCCTATTTAACGACGGGGTGGGTGCGATCGTTTTTCTGACGCTTCTGAGTATCACAACCGCCGCTCGCGAACCCGGTGTCCTCGACGTCACCTTGCTGTTTCTCCAACTGGCGGTCGGCGGCGCCTTGGCAGGATGGTTAGCAGGGTGGATCGTATCCCGTCTCGTCGCAAGTATCGACAATCATCACGTCGAGATCCTGCTATCGATCGCGCTTTGCATGGGATCATATGCGCTGGCGGAGCTTGCCCACGCCTCGGGCCTGATCGCGGTGGTCGTGGCCGGGCTGTTCGCCGGCAACCACGGGTCGATGAAGACCGTTTCCGGCCAGACGGGGGAGTATCTGAGCATGTTCTGGGAGGTCGTCGACGAGATGATGAACAGCGTGCTCTTTCTGCTGATTGGCCTTGAAGTCCTCTCGATCCATCAGAGCCGGACGTATCTGATAGCCGGAATAGTCGCCGTCGGCTGCGTGCTGGCGGGACGGACAGTCAGCGTGGCCATTCCGCTCTGGGTGATCGGTCTGCGTATCCGGTTTCCGAAAGGCACGACCAGACTGCTGATCTGGGGAGGCCTGCGCGGTGCCATCTCGCTCGCACTCGCGCTTTTGCTTCCCCATGGGCCCGAGCGGGAAATGATCGTGACCGTAACCTATGTCGTCGTCGTGTTTTCCGTACTGACTCAGGGCACCACGTTCGGATGGCTTTTGCGGAAGTTGACATCGCCGCCCGAACCGTCAAATACGGCACCGTAG
- a CDS encoding F0F1 ATP synthase subunit B codes for MRIDWWTLGFQTINVLVLIWLLSRLLFKPVAKIMADRQQAAARLLQDASAARDAARQDRDNAARESAAQDAERLDRLSAVASEAERLKASLLADAHAEADTLRKTAEAEAAAMKDDALRANAERAGQFAVDIAARLLATLPPSTLVEGFIAPLADAVRALPAEDRACLGREGETLRLIAPRTLNDDELAHCRSMLATASGHALSIRTEVDPTLIAGLELVAPHLIVRNSFRHSLESLRSGLISHGDERNA; via the coding sequence ATGCGAATCGACTGGTGGACACTCGGCTTCCAGACGATCAACGTCCTCGTCCTGATCTGGCTGCTGTCGCGCTTGCTGTTCAAGCCGGTCGCCAAGATCATGGCGGATCGTCAGCAGGCCGCCGCACGCCTCCTGCAAGATGCCTCGGCTGCCCGCGATGCAGCGCGGCAGGATCGCGACAACGCTGCAAGGGAAAGCGCCGCACAGGATGCAGAGCGCCTTGATCGATTGAGTGCGGTGGCGTCGGAGGCAGAGCGCCTCAAGGCATCCCTGCTCGCCGATGCGCACGCCGAGGCCGATACACTCAGAAAGACGGCCGAGGCCGAAGCCGCGGCGATGAAAGACGATGCGCTGCGAGCCAATGCCGAGCGGGCCGGTCAGTTTGCCGTCGACATCGCGGCGCGGTTGCTCGCGACGCTCCCGCCGAGCACGCTGGTAGAAGGATTCATTGCGCCGCTCGCCGACGCAGTCCGTGCCCTGCCCGCGGAGGACCGCGCTTGTCTCGGCCGCGAAGGCGAAACGTTGCGCTTGATAGCCCCGCGCACGTTGAACGACGACGAACTGGCTCATTGCCGTTCGATGCTCGCGACGGCATCGGGCCACGCCCTCTCCATTCGAACCGAAGTCGATCCCACCCTGATCGCGGGACTCGAACTCGTCGCACCTCACCTTATCGTGCGAAACAGCTTTCGACATAGCCTGGAATCCCTGAGAAGCGGACTCATCTCCCATGGCGACGAACGAAACGCATAA
- a CDS encoding F0F1 ATP synthase subunit gamma yields the protein MSNRLDEVQNRLGTVRELESVVSAMRGIAATRTREALSRLPGIRACADLIGLAIADAMGIAAQRPSESRRPRVPADTHVFIVIGAEHGFVGTYNQRVFQSICVPATVAVEYFVVGSRARVAADALNLPVTWSSEMIGHADMVSDLAARIIDALYGRLRHGNASHVTLVHGAPQAAGESPVQSTSLLPFDFQRFEPARRPFPPVVTLPIQQLQERLAEEYVYTQVCEAIILSFAAENEARMRAMIAAKRNIDDTAQRLNRDYHRLRQEQITAEIVELSSVEGTLAS from the coding sequence ATGAGCAATCGGCTCGACGAAGTCCAGAATCGATTGGGTACGGTCCGCGAACTGGAATCCGTGGTAAGTGCAATGCGCGGTATCGCAGCGACACGGACGCGAGAAGCGCTCTCCCGCCTGCCGGGCATCCGGGCCTGCGCCGATCTGATCGGCCTTGCGATCGCAGATGCAATGGGCATTGCCGCCCAACGCCCCTCCGAGAGCCGAAGGCCCCGCGTTCCGGCCGACACTCACGTCTTTATCGTCATCGGCGCAGAGCACGGCTTCGTCGGCACCTACAACCAACGCGTGTTCCAGTCGATTTGCGTTCCTGCGACTGTTGCCGTCGAGTACTTCGTCGTGGGGAGTCGCGCAAGGGTCGCTGCCGACGCGCTCAATCTGCCGGTCACCTGGTCGTCGGAAATGATCGGTCACGCCGATATGGTGTCCGATCTCGCAGCCAGGATCATCGATGCGCTTTACGGCCGCCTGCGCCACGGCAACGCATCGCACGTCACGCTTGTCCACGGCGCGCCGCAAGCGGCCGGTGAATCGCCTGTACAGTCCACTTCGCTGCTGCCGTTCGATTTCCAGCGGTTCGAACCGGCCAGACGCCCCTTCCCGCCTGTCGTCACGCTCCCGATACAACAACTGCAGGAAAGGCTGGCCGAGGAATACGTCTACACCCAGGTATGCGAGGCCATCATTCTGTCGTTCGCCGCGGAGAACGAAGCGCGAATGCGCGCGATGATCGCGGCGAAACGTAATATCGACGACACCGCACAGCGGCTGAACCGGGACTATCACCGCTTGAGACAGGAGCAGATCACTGCCGAAATCGTCGAATTGTCGAGCGTCGAGGGGACTCTCGCTTCATGA
- the petA gene encoding ubiquinol-cytochrome c reductase iron-sulfur subunit has protein sequence MDEKPTEPAGPDVKRRRWLIATSVASGIGGIAAAIPFVDSLTPPANALAAGAPVKVDIGRLSEGAMLTVAWRGKPVFIVDRSPTMLETVIKATPLVADPDSRHAFSMPLPVYCQNTFRSRADHRNILVVVGVCTHLGCTPTPRFQPGAQPNLPDNWPGGFLCPCHGSTYDLAGRVFRDKPAPQNLDVPRYMFLSPSELLIGQDEHGAA, from the coding sequence ATGGACGAGAAACCGACCGAGCCGGCGGGGCCCGACGTCAAGCGTCGCCGTTGGCTGATCGCGACTTCCGTCGCGAGCGGCATCGGCGGCATCGCGGCCGCCATCCCTTTCGTTGATTCCCTGACACCACCCGCCAATGCGCTCGCCGCTGGCGCACCGGTCAAGGTCGACATCGGTCGCTTGTCCGAAGGCGCAATGTTGACCGTTGCATGGCGCGGGAAGCCGGTGTTCATCGTCGACCGCTCGCCGACCATGCTTGAAACCGTCATCAAGGCGACCCCGCTCGTCGCTGATCCGGACTCGCGTCACGCCTTCTCAATGCCATTGCCGGTCTATTGCCAAAACACCTTTCGCTCGCGTGCCGACCATCGGAACATTCTGGTCGTGGTTGGCGTCTGTACGCACCTCGGTTGTACGCCAACACCTCGGTTTCAACCAGGGGCTCAGCCAAACCTGCCCGATAATTGGCCAGGCGGCTTCCTGTGCCCCTGTCATGGCTCGACCTACGATCTTGCCGGACGGGTATTCCGCGACAAGCCGGCACCGCAGAACCTCGATGTGCCGCGTTACATGTTCCTGTCGCCGAGCGAACTGCTTATCGGTCAAGACGAACATGGGGCGGCATAG
- a CDS encoding F0F1 ATP synthase subunit C, translating into MSNWIQLVSIVAAAIAVSFGAIGPALAEGRAVAAAMDALARQPESAGTISRTLFVGLAMIETMAIYCLVVALLVLFANPFIK; encoded by the coding sequence ATGAGCAACTGGATTCAACTGGTGAGCATCGTCGCGGCAGCCATTGCCGTTTCATTCGGCGCGATCGGCCCGGCGCTGGCCGAAGGTCGCGCCGTCGCAGCCGCGATGGACGCATTGGCGCGTCAGCCGGAATCGGCAGGCACGATTTCGCGAACGCTGTTTGTCGGCCTGGCCATGATCGAAACCATGGCGATCTATTGTCTGGTGGTCGCCTTGCTCGTTCTGTTCGCCAATCCGTTTATCAAGTAG
- a CDS encoding ATP synthase subunit I, whose translation MMPVHPLWIPLQMAVGGVTGGVVGLAYFASLLANVRWYVRDAISVAIIVHLVRFGTLALVLFGLAHIGYVALLSGLAGIMLARRAMIRLPGGSS comes from the coding sequence ATGATGCCAGTCCATCCATTGTGGATCCCCCTGCAGATGGCTGTCGGTGGCGTGACCGGTGGCGTCGTCGGGCTCGCCTATTTTGCGTCGCTACTCGCTAATGTGCGCTGGTACGTCAGGGATGCAATCAGCGTCGCCATCATCGTGCATCTCGTTCGTTTCGGCACGCTCGCTCTGGTGCTGTTCGGTCTGGCACATATCGGATACGTTGCGTTGCTGAGCGGCCTCGCCGGCATCATGCTCGCTCGCCGCGCGATGATCCGCTTGCCGGGAGGTTCGTCATGA
- a CDS encoding trypsin-like peptidase domain-containing protein, producing the protein MTSIGFKRIALTSLAIAAVSASCMAKEPLSPATATRAPQAVLSASPGFTAYPGIVSDFENMARIDGPAVVAVKVSRIDATSSVRQLWPPPGSVNAPFLGFFEEFSPPPGGDRGALAQRPASGFIISSDGDILTDAGDLAGASTIAVTLADGKTYRARLIGSDPASGVALLHIHAKGLPVARIGSPAMLKAGEWVASIGSPYGLGTSIVRGIVSNPSRLLPDQSYVPLIQTDLTEHSGDGGSPLLNLKGEVVGIETPPPDDGNVYQGLAFAIPIDKAMKVERQLKLHGKAAHGRLGVSAQEVTAPLAKAFGLMRQNGPRTFVATDAG; encoded by the coding sequence ATGACAAGCATCGGGTTCAAGCGTATCGCGCTTACCAGTCTGGCCATTGCAGCCGTGTCCGCGAGTTGCATGGCGAAGGAACCGCTGTCGCCTGCAACGGCAACACGGGCTCCGCAGGCTGTTCTGTCCGCAAGCCCGGGTTTCACGGCCTACCCGGGAATCGTGTCCGACTTCGAGAACATGGCGCGAATCGACGGCCCCGCCGTCGTTGCCGTCAAGGTGTCCAGGATCGACGCGACATCGAGTGTGCGGCAACTGTGGCCCCCGCCAGGCAGCGTGAACGCGCCGTTCCTCGGTTTCTTCGAGGAATTTTCACCCCCACCCGGCGGCGATCGCGGTGCCTTGGCACAGCGGCCCGCCAGCGGCTTCATTATCTCGTCGGACGGCGACATCCTCACCGATGCCGGCGACCTTGCCGGCGCGTCGACGATCGCCGTTACGCTCGCCGACGGGAAAACGTACCGCGCTCGGTTGATCGGCAGCGATCCGGCAAGCGGTGTCGCGCTGCTTCATATTCATGCGAAAGGTCTGCCGGTCGCCCGGATCGGATCACCTGCGATGCTCAAGGCCGGCGAATGGGTCGCCTCGATCGGTTCGCCCTACGGGCTGGGAACCTCGATCGTCAGAGGCATCGTCAGCAACCCCTCCCGTCTGCTTCCCGATCAATCGTACGTTCCGTTGATCCAGACCGATCTTACGGAGCACTCCGGGGACGGCGGCAGCCCGCTCCTGAACCTCAAGGGTGAAGTCGTCGGTATCGAAACGCCACCTCCGGACGACGGCAACGTGTATCAGGGTCTCGCCTTTGCGATACCGATCGACAAGGCCATGAAGGTCGAACGTCAGTTGAAGTTGCACGGCAAGGCCGCGCATGGACGACTCGGAGTCTCGGCGCAGGAGGTGACGGCTCCGCTTGCCAAGGCGTTCGGGCTGATGCGGCAGAACGGTCCGCGCACGTTCGTCGCCACGGACGCAGGTTGA